In Rhodococcus sp. OK302, one genomic interval encodes:
- a CDS encoding MlaE family ABC transporter permease: protein MSLVDFRIRAHRAARPIRNIGDNLVSLGQHVTFYVRTIASIPFALTKYRKHVLGQISEVSFGTNSLLSGGGTIGIVFAMSLAAAMMLGVETHRGLELVGMTSLSGMLSAVANTRELAPVVVAIALAAKVGTGFTAQIGAMRISDEIDALDSMAIRSIPFLAGTRVIAAMICVIPIYMIGLLASYLSTRLVVVFFNGASAGTYDYFFHLAISPQDLLYSGLKAIVFAAVVALVHCAYGFYASGGPAGVGQAAGRALRTAILAIGILDVLMTFGLWGLVPEIPGMGV from the coding sequence ATGTCCCTCGTCGATTTTCGGATTCGTGCACACCGAGCTGCCCGACCGATCCGCAATATCGGCGACAATCTCGTTTCGCTCGGTCAACATGTCACGTTCTACGTGCGGACTATCGCCTCAATTCCTTTTGCCCTCACCAAATACCGCAAGCACGTACTCGGTCAGATCAGCGAGGTCAGCTTCGGCACCAATTCGCTGCTGTCCGGCGGCGGCACCATCGGAATTGTCTTCGCCATGTCCCTGGCCGCGGCCATGATGCTCGGCGTCGAGACCCACCGCGGACTCGAACTTGTCGGAATGACATCGCTGTCGGGAATGCTGTCGGCAGTTGCCAATACCCGCGAGTTGGCGCCGGTCGTCGTCGCAATTGCCCTGGCCGCCAAGGTCGGAACCGGATTCACCGCACAAATCGGTGCCATGCGTATTTCGGACGAGATCGACGCACTGGATTCCATGGCCATCCGATCCATTCCCTTCCTTGCCGGCACCCGCGTGATTGCCGCGATGATCTGCGTCATCCCGATCTACATGATCGGACTGTTGGCGAGCTACCTCTCCACCCGGTTGGTGGTGGTCTTCTTCAACGGCGCATCCGCCGGCACCTACGACTACTTCTTCCATCTCGCGATCTCTCCGCAGGATCTCCTGTATTCGGGGCTGAAGGCAATTGTGTTCGCTGCCGTTGTCGCCCTGGTTCACTGCGCCTACGGGTTCTACGCCTCCGGCGGACCGGCGGGAGTCGGACAAGCAGCCGGCCGTGCACTCCGTACCGCAATCCTTGCGATCGGAATACTGGACGTACTGATGACTTTCGGCCTCTGGGGGCTCGTTCCCGAAATACCGGGAATGGGGGTCTGA
- a CDS encoding MCE family protein — translation MDNLTTRNKRVYALRGALAIAIAIAASVTMVLRGSGTLEQTTDVFVAVPSTAGLISGEAPVRYHGVNIGRIGEIQSGTTESAVQLQIDEANASEIPADVIARVVPRTFFGDIYIQLVDSPNPSGTATLTSGDQILLDSGPEAVALYDVYTKLVGLLTAMQPEKLHTALTALSQALDGKGEKIAAMIDDLSAASVVLTPAAQQFLDSTPEFKSVVDALNRATPDILDTLASATSVSNAMVANKTSLETSIGASTVFAATVNNFVAENNRNIITVIDSAGKILATTAANPDGLRSTLANAGTFGAAGARVFSTGKFNITAVPTFADPLPYTAEDCPQYGNERGAQCFGSNQEASLASANPSVVGGRDEASALGYLEDQLLGRTPGPSTSPNVATTLMLGPLVRGSEVTVP, via the coding sequence ATGGACAATCTCACGACCAGAAACAAGCGCGTCTACGCGCTCCGTGGCGCGCTCGCAATCGCTATCGCAATCGCTGCGTCCGTCACCATGGTTCTACGCGGCTCCGGCACCCTCGAGCAGACCACCGACGTCTTTGTCGCCGTTCCCTCGACTGCCGGACTGATCAGCGGCGAAGCACCCGTGAGATATCACGGGGTAAACATCGGCAGGATCGGTGAAATACAGTCCGGTACAACTGAATCAGCAGTACAGTTGCAGATCGATGAAGCAAACGCATCGGAGATCCCTGCCGACGTCATTGCACGGGTGGTCCCCCGGACGTTTTTCGGAGACATCTACATCCAGTTGGTCGACAGCCCGAACCCTTCCGGGACTGCAACGCTGACAAGTGGTGACCAGATACTCCTGGACAGTGGCCCCGAAGCTGTTGCGCTGTACGACGTGTACACCAAGCTGGTCGGACTACTCACTGCGATGCAACCCGAGAAGCTGCACACTGCCCTCACTGCACTCAGCCAAGCACTGGACGGCAAGGGCGAGAAGATCGCCGCGATGATCGACGATCTCAGTGCGGCATCAGTTGTTCTGACGCCCGCCGCGCAACAATTCCTCGATTCGACACCGGAATTCAAGTCCGTCGTCGATGCGCTGAATCGCGCCACGCCCGACATCCTCGATACCTTGGCGTCGGCAACGTCGGTTTCGAATGCCATGGTGGCAAACAAGACCAGCCTCGAAACATCTATCGGTGCGTCGACGGTTTTCGCCGCAACGGTCAACAACTTCGTGGCGGAGAACAACCGAAACATCATCACGGTAATAGACAGTGCCGGAAAGATTCTCGCGACGACGGCAGCCAATCCTGACGGCCTCCGTTCCACTCTCGCCAATGCCGGAACCTTCGGCGCCGCCGGTGCCCGCGTCTTCTCGACCGGAAAGTTCAACATCACCGCCGTTCCCACGTTCGCGGATCCACTGCCCTACACCGCCGAAGATTGCCCGCAGTACGGAAATGAGCGGGGCGCACAATGTTTCGGCTCCAACCAGGAAGCTTCCCTTGCGTCGGCCAATCCCTCCGTGGTCGGCGGCCGCGACGAAGCATCCGCGCTCGGTTACCTCGAGGATCAACTTCTCGGCCGAACACCCGGTCCGTCGACCTCCCCCAATGTGGCCACCACGTTGATGCTCGGGCCCCTGGTCAGAGGTAGTGAGGTGACCGTCCCGTGA
- a CDS encoding MCE family protein, translating to MKVQPSQVVRLAVYCTAGLACASFVANTLSVPVRGSTETYKFEFSDVEGLNPGNPVTLSGVRIGRVDAVEFAANGGGTSKAIVDVEIESQYSLAADVHAAVRYGDMLGARYLALTQNPGTGSSVEPGGTIPLSQTTPPINLTALMNGFKPLFAALEPNQVNSLTRSFVETFNGQGEALTTLLDQIASLSSGLTERKDVFAQLLTNMNTLLASVDNRQPELIGLLDGLSQLSTSVVGENDQLATLLDQGNSTVASLAQIISNTNDTFGTSVHQLESVTASWIASTDEFNRLVANLPKFADAANRIGSYGSFVNLYLCNFTVKAGDVEANIFGTTHSPVCS from the coding sequence GTGAAAGTCCAACCTTCCCAGGTGGTTCGCCTGGCCGTCTATTGCACTGCCGGGCTTGCCTGCGCCTCGTTCGTCGCGAATACTCTGTCAGTTCCGGTTCGGGGAAGCACCGAAACCTATAAGTTCGAGTTCTCCGATGTCGAGGGCCTCAACCCGGGAAATCCCGTCACACTGTCCGGAGTAAGAATCGGGCGCGTCGACGCCGTGGAATTTGCCGCCAACGGCGGGGGAACCAGCAAGGCCATAGTCGACGTCGAAATCGAATCGCAGTACTCCCTGGCAGCGGACGTCCATGCCGCCGTTCGCTACGGAGACATGCTCGGTGCCCGCTACCTGGCACTGACCCAGAACCCCGGAACCGGTTCGAGCGTTGAGCCCGGCGGAACCATCCCACTCTCTCAAACCACACCGCCTATCAATCTGACGGCGTTGATGAACGGATTCAAACCGTTGTTCGCTGCACTGGAACCCAACCAGGTCAATAGTCTGACACGCAGTTTCGTGGAAACGTTCAACGGGCAGGGCGAAGCGCTGACGACACTGCTCGATCAGATCGCTTCCCTCAGTTCCGGACTGACGGAACGCAAGGATGTGTTCGCTCAATTACTCACGAATATGAACACACTGCTGGCTTCCGTCGACAACCGGCAACCCGAGTTGATCGGTCTCCTTGACGGATTGAGCCAACTCAGCACATCTGTTGTCGGCGAAAACGATCAACTTGCGACGCTCCTCGATCAGGGAAACAGCACAGTTGCATCGCTGGCCCAGATCATCTCCAACACCAACGACACGTTCGGTACATCAGTCCATCAGCTCGAAAGTGTCACGGCCAGTTGGATAGCCAGTACCGACGAGTTCAACCGACTGGTGGCCAATCTCCCCAAGTTCGCCGATGCTGCCAATCGCATCGGCAGTTACGGAAGCTTCGTCAACCTGTACCTGTGCAACTTCACCGTGAAAGCAGGAGACGTGGAAGCCAACATCTTCGGGACAACACATTCGCCGGTGTGCTCATGA
- a CDS encoding MCE family protein, giving the protein MMFLAKGDRRRSGNSTALALGSLGIFLLVVGLAAALGLPKVWYHVRTSAFTAEFANASGLSDTDPVYVAGVPAGRVDSIELAGDHVVVSFRLDKDQPLGNQTTASVRLKTVLGKRYLDIVPAGAIDTSDGHVIPRSRTTAPYSLDDVSSDATDVAANVDLKSMESMMNTLAQVIPTDPEQVGRALAGISGASAAFAQNGEQIDQILTMSRNLSDMAVQQSDSIVNTAAGAQTIIRTLTVRKDALTQLVDNLTVIISTLSTTFADRGEEFGVMTDNLVQVTATLKDNADQIDLLMTRLPSALRSVTNATGTGNWTDVNAPAAVIPDNLLCALGIMEGCK; this is encoded by the coding sequence ATGATGTTCCTGGCGAAAGGCGACCGTCGACGCAGCGGGAACAGCACAGCGTTAGCGCTGGGCAGCCTCGGCATCTTCCTACTTGTCGTAGGACTCGCTGCTGCGCTGGGCCTTCCGAAGGTCTGGTACCACGTCCGCACATCCGCATTCACTGCAGAATTTGCCAACGCCAGCGGGCTCTCGGACACCGATCCCGTCTACGTGGCCGGTGTACCCGCTGGGCGTGTCGATTCGATCGAGCTCGCGGGTGACCATGTTGTTGTCAGCTTCCGCCTGGACAAGGACCAGCCGCTAGGCAATCAGACCACCGCGTCGGTCCGGCTCAAAACAGTTCTGGGCAAGCGATACCTCGATATAGTTCCGGCCGGTGCCATCGACACCTCTGACGGACACGTCATCCCCCGCTCACGAACCACGGCCCCCTACAGCCTCGATGACGTCAGCAGCGATGCCACCGATGTAGCAGCAAACGTCGATCTGAAGTCGATGGAATCGATGATGAACACTCTTGCACAGGTGATTCCGACCGATCCTGAGCAGGTCGGTAGGGCCCTCGCCGGAATAAGCGGCGCATCCGCCGCCTTCGCGCAGAACGGCGAGCAGATCGACCAGATCCTCACGATGTCCCGCAACCTGTCGGACATGGCTGTGCAACAGAGCGATTCGATCGTCAACACCGCCGCCGGTGCACAAACAATCATCCGCACGCTCACCGTCCGCAAGGACGCACTGACACAACTGGTGGACAACCTCACGGTGATCATCTCCACACTCTCGACCACGTTTGCCGATCGCGGAGAAGAATTCGGCGTCATGACGGACAACCTCGTCCAGGTCACCGCAACACTGAAGGACAACGCAGATCAGATCGACTTACTGATGACGCGTCTGCCGTCTGCACTGCGCTCGGTTACCAATGCAACCGGCACCGGCAACTGGACTGACGTCAATGCGCCGGCAGCGGTCATCCCCGACAACTTGCTCTGCGCATTGGGCATCATGGAGGGCTGCAAGTGA
- a CDS encoding MCE family protein, whose amino-acid sequence MNTHKAVTAFLVVTLAIALPGWYIFGRTDQSKTVYADFSYVGGIFEGSKVTVLGVGVGTVTSLEPRGTSVRVAMSMPKSVELPSNASAYVLNPSVISDRHVELGPAYTGGATLEDGAIIPIERAHAPIDFDGLMGSVSTLASVFGSDAGNLGELVASSATGWKGQGDQFNTAIRNLSTASGVVGARSEDIGALVDNLNSLMGALDSRQVSLDELVSGLGELGDQWSSQNMDISEPLQDLQVVFDQLNTFMTNHGDDVGSIADNVRILGDTLATKQPGLAEFMDLVPLMMQNLSNTIGPDGRGRIRLNVSTALTQFAVAKPLCETYKLPICTGAGFTNPISFPLSASDPLGIASAVGGK is encoded by the coding sequence GTGAATACGCACAAGGCTGTCACTGCGTTCCTCGTGGTGACTCTCGCGATTGCTCTCCCCGGCTGGTACATCTTCGGACGCACCGATCAGTCCAAGACCGTCTATGCCGACTTCAGCTACGTCGGCGGCATTTTCGAGGGCAGCAAGGTCACTGTCTTGGGTGTCGGAGTGGGAACGGTTACTTCGCTGGAACCTCGTGGAACGTCGGTTCGAGTTGCCATGTCCATGCCGAAATCCGTCGAACTGCCGTCGAATGCTTCTGCCTACGTGCTCAATCCGTCGGTGATCAGCGACCGTCATGTCGAACTCGGCCCGGCCTATACCGGGGGCGCCACGTTGGAGGACGGCGCGATCATTCCGATCGAGCGCGCTCATGCCCCCATCGATTTCGACGGACTGATGGGCAGCGTCAGCACTTTGGCAAGTGTATTCGGCTCCGATGCCGGCAATCTCGGAGAACTGGTCGCAAGCAGTGCGACCGGATGGAAAGGCCAAGGCGATCAATTCAACACCGCGATCCGCAATCTGAGTACCGCCAGCGGAGTTGTCGGCGCCCGGTCCGAAGACATCGGAGCACTCGTCGACAACCTGAACTCGTTGATGGGAGCGTTGGATTCACGGCAAGTCAGTCTCGATGAACTGGTGAGCGGTCTCGGGGAGTTGGGCGATCAGTGGTCGAGCCAGAACATGGACATCTCCGAGCCGCTTCAGGATCTGCAGGTCGTATTCGATCAGCTGAATACCTTCATGACCAACCACGGCGACGACGTCGGCTCCATCGCGGACAATGTTCGGATCCTTGGTGACACCTTGGCCACCAAACAACCCGGCCTCGCCGAGTTCATGGACCTTGTGCCATTGATGATGCAGAATCTCTCGAACACCATCGGCCCCGACGGGCGCGGACGAATTCGTCTCAACGTCTCGACGGCCCTCACCCAGTTCGCTGTGGCCAAGCCGCTGTGCGAGACGTACAAGCTACCGATTTGCACGGGTGCCGGCTTCACGAATCCGATTTCCTTCCCACTCAGTGCTTCCGACCCGTTGGGCATCGCTTCGGCCGTTGGTGGCAAGTGA
- a CDS encoding MCE family protein, with amino-acid sequence MAGVVAVGTGVGAIMAFGGCSAGIQDLPLGRSADGAAYSVDVQLAGADGLVLGADVRSGQKVIGRVSELSTDVAGARVTLSLDTATQLPDNVEAAVELPSALGNPFIRLRVPKAPSDARLSDGETIPESRTEIGPQVESALATLGTVITGSGIDQLDTVVRELNIAFSGKSAEVRSLTDTLTSLTATASTHQDEFNDAVDLAARVSSQMAGQREVIDNYLDSVPEVVSILVGQKNQISSLLNSTAQLATNANRILGSSPQGLDSTLQDAATLVGTLDSFNSEIGTTLANMNGMLENFTRAVRGDYLVFDGALDVPGSIDKLLTGGITGHDASTGPVGTLTDLLQGGIR; translated from the coding sequence GTGGCCGGTGTAGTCGCCGTTGGTACCGGCGTCGGAGCGATCATGGCATTCGGCGGCTGTAGCGCCGGGATTCAAGACCTTCCGCTGGGACGGTCCGCCGACGGCGCGGCCTACAGCGTGGACGTACAACTCGCAGGTGCCGACGGTCTGGTGCTGGGAGCCGACGTCCGGAGCGGGCAGAAGGTAATCGGACGGGTGTCGGAACTGTCCACCGATGTCGCCGGAGCCCGGGTCACGCTGAGTTTGGATACGGCGACGCAGTTGCCGGACAACGTCGAGGCCGCGGTCGAACTCCCTTCGGCACTGGGCAACCCGTTCATTCGACTTCGAGTGCCGAAGGCGCCTTCGGACGCAAGGTTGAGCGACGGTGAGACTATCCCCGAGTCGCGCACCGAGATTGGACCGCAGGTCGAGAGCGCGCTTGCCACACTCGGCACCGTTATCACCGGCAGCGGTATCGACCAACTCGATACCGTTGTGCGCGAACTGAACATCGCATTCTCGGGCAAGTCAGCCGAAGTGCGTTCGCTCACTGACACTCTCACCTCGTTGACAGCTACCGCAAGTACCCATCAGGACGAGTTCAACGACGCTGTCGACCTCGCTGCACGGGTCTCGTCTCAGATGGCCGGGCAACGCGAGGTTATCGACAATTACTTGGATTCCGTGCCTGAAGTTGTCTCCATACTCGTGGGACAGAAGAACCAGATTTCGAGCCTGTTGAACTCGACCGCGCAGCTTGCCACCAATGCCAATCGGATTCTCGGTTCGTCGCCGCAAGGTCTCGACAGTACGTTGCAGGATGCCGCTACCCTTGTGGGAACACTGGATTCGTTCAACTCCGAAATCGGTACGACACTGGCCAACATGAACGGGATGCTCGAGAATTTCACGCGGGCAGTCCGCGGCGACTATCTGGTTTTTGACGGCGCGCTCGATGTTCCGGGAAGCATCGACAAGCTCCTGACCGGTGGCATCACGGGGCACGATGCAAGCACCGGTCCGGTCGGAACTCTCACTGATCTACTCCAGGGAGGCATCCGATGA
- a CDS encoding MlaD family protein, which translates to MKRLALVQLVLFALTAMVVIPFGIVYVVGPQGLGDHIRLYASMSDAFGLTKGTGVTYRGVQVGKVSAVALDPNSRSARIELSLGSDTEIPSDSIAKVTMGSAAGIQNVDIYPRTDHGPYLEDGDEIAMPADQQPVQMSQLMLQASDVLGGIDPQAISDIGTELGKSFNGLGPSLRTMIDNGGTLSAQLNDQSTELAALLSRTSTLVDSMAGQSDSFVRGMSAAKNFTQQLDSNAPVLIYLADHSPAALTSAQQLFDKYHNTFGAVLANLVAVAPIISDRTDALETGLVTIPEGLAKLASIVNGDRADFALVATQGPVCNYDTPRREVGDLSPTSPNLALYCPPGNDLVQRGAQNAPRPDNLGLQNSTIPGTPIGPPIVPDPILIPTGVDALNYWRMMLEGLGNGPR; encoded by the coding sequence ATGAAACGCCTCGCTCTCGTCCAACTCGTCTTGTTCGCTCTCACCGCTATGGTGGTGATCCCTTTCGGCATCGTCTATGTGGTGGGCCCGCAGGGTCTCGGCGATCATATTCGACTGTACGCCAGCATGTCCGACGCTTTCGGGCTGACCAAGGGAACCGGCGTCACGTATCGCGGCGTGCAGGTGGGAAAGGTCAGCGCCGTCGCGCTCGATCCGAATTCCCGTTCAGCTCGTATCGAGCTTTCTCTGGGCAGCGACACCGAGATACCCAGCGACAGCATCGCCAAGGTAACGATGGGAAGTGCCGCCGGAATCCAGAACGTCGATATCTATCCTCGGACAGATCACGGACCGTATCTCGAAGACGGCGACGAGATAGCCATGCCGGCGGATCAGCAACCAGTCCAGATGAGTCAGTTGATGCTTCAGGCGTCGGACGTACTCGGGGGCATAGACCCACAGGCGATCAGTGACATCGGAACTGAACTGGGTAAGTCGTTCAACGGACTCGGCCCCAGCCTGCGCACCATGATCGACAACGGTGGAACACTCTCGGCCCAGTTGAACGATCAGTCCACCGAATTGGCAGCGCTACTCTCACGCACCTCCACGCTGGTGGATTCCATGGCCGGGCAATCGGATTCGTTTGTTCGCGGTATGTCAGCTGCCAAGAATTTTACGCAGCAACTCGATTCCAACGCTCCGGTGCTGATCTACCTCGCCGACCACTCACCGGCCGCTCTCACTAGCGCCCAGCAACTCTTCGACAAGTACCACAACACCTTTGGCGCAGTCTTGGCCAACCTCGTTGCCGTGGCCCCGATCATCTCCGACCGAACCGACGCTCTCGAAACCGGACTTGTGACCATTCCGGAAGGCCTCGCCAAACTGGCATCCATCGTCAACGGAGACCGTGCGGACTTTGCGTTGGTCGCGACTCAGGGCCCCGTCTGCAATTACGACACCCCGAGGCGTGAGGTCGGTGATCTCAGCCCCACCAGTCCGAATCTCGCACTGTACTGTCCCCCCGGAAACGATCTGGTCCAACGCGGGGCCCAGAATGCACCGCGGCCCGACAATCTGGGATTGCAGAACTCGACTATCCCCGGCACCCCGATCGGACCGCCGATCGTGCCCGATCCGATCCTGATTCCGACCGGTGTCGACGCCCTGAACTACTGGAGAATGATGTTGGAAGGACTGGGAAATGGCCCCCGTTGA
- a CDS encoding mce associated protein mas1a: MAPVDTAQIEIVDIETAEKPRRRSFVTAVLAIALVGALAALAFQMFSARTESSLRSEALDTAREYSIIMSSFDYQNLDANKDKIASMSTADFAGTYKTMVDSLRDVVAGGQGQATATATNVGIESVDSNSATVLVFVDQEAKNIATPQGNSQKYRMVLSLVRSNDQWLVDNVVTK, translated from the coding sequence ATGGCCCCCGTTGATACTGCACAGATCGAGATTGTCGACATCGAGACTGCCGAGAAGCCACGCCGACGGTCCTTCGTCACCGCAGTCCTGGCAATCGCGCTCGTCGGAGCACTAGCGGCCCTGGCGTTTCAGATGTTCTCGGCTCGCACCGAAAGCTCATTGCGAAGCGAAGCCCTGGACACCGCACGTGAGTACTCGATCATCATGTCCTCCTTCGACTATCAGAATCTGGACGCCAACAAGGACAAGATCGCGTCCATGTCCACAGCGGACTTTGCAGGCACCTACAAGACGATGGTGGACTCGCTTCGAGACGTCGTTGCCGGCGGTCAGGGGCAGGCGACCGCAACAGCAACAAATGTCGGTATCGAAAGCGTCGACTCGAATTCGGCAACAGTTCTCGTGTTCGTCGACCAAGAAGCCAAGAACATTGCTACGCCGCAAGGAAACTCACAGAAGTATCGAATGGTCCTCAGTCTCGTCCGCTCGAATGACCAGTGGCTTGTGGACAACGTCGTAACCAAATAG
- a CDS encoding oxygenase MpaB family protein yields MPAKYLDSAQTESSLSTDQTRITITTQRKRWTRTPANITDALDFWSFAGAAANVVQQLGWPEVAYGVMESKVESGALMVHPWKRARTTTQYLSVAILGTEAERIAYRKAVDSVHRHVHSDENSAVQYNAFNRELQMWVAACLFIGFEDSHQLLHGKMSEEQAEAFYQSASTLGTTLQVTEEMWPATRADFERYWNIGCERVVMDEKTKQFLNDLIDLRMIAWPLRLPFRNLLRFLTIGFLPPIYRSQLQLDWTEGDRRRFENLFIFVSFANRFIPRFIRHGGNTMLMRDIRRRIKGSKNLV; encoded by the coding sequence ATGCCCGCGAAGTACCTGGATTCGGCACAGACCGAATCATCTCTGTCGACCGATCAGACGCGCATAACCATTACAACGCAACGCAAGCGGTGGACCCGGACCCCCGCAAACATCACCGATGCACTCGACTTCTGGTCCTTCGCAGGCGCTGCTGCCAACGTCGTACAGCAACTCGGATGGCCCGAAGTTGCGTACGGCGTGATGGAGAGCAAAGTCGAGTCGGGTGCTTTGATGGTCCATCCCTGGAAGCGTGCCCGCACCACCACGCAGTATCTCAGTGTTGCCATTCTCGGCACCGAGGCCGAGCGAATCGCTTACCGCAAGGCTGTGGACTCCGTCCATCGTCATGTTCATTCCGACGAAAACAGCGCGGTGCAGTACAACGCATTCAATCGCGAGCTCCAGATGTGGGTCGCCGCTTGCCTGTTCATTGGATTCGAGGACAGCCATCAACTACTGCACGGCAAGATGAGCGAAGAACAGGCCGAAGCCTTCTATCAGTCGGCATCAACGCTGGGGACCACCCTTCAGGTGACCGAAGAGATGTGGCCGGCGACGCGCGCAGATTTCGAGCGGTACTGGAACATCGGCTGCGAACGAGTTGTGATGGACGAGAAGACAAAACAGTTCCTCAACGACCTCATAGACCTGCGCATGATTGCATGGCCTCTACGACTTCCGTTCCGAAATCTACTGCGCTTCCTGACAATCGGATTTCTTCCGCCGATCTATCGCAGTCAACTCCAACTCGACTGGACCGAAGGTGATCGGCGCCGATTCGAGAATCTGTTCATCTTCGTCTCGTTTGCAAACCGGTTCATTCCCAGGTTCATTCGTCACGGTGGCAATACGATGCTGATGCGCGATATTCGTCGTCGGATCAAGGGAAGCAAGAATCTTGTGTAG
- a CDS encoding BldC family transcriptional regulator — MRIDLDVREVVSGVEQMTVDAALPEAAAATSRPIEEEFLTPKEVAVLFHVNSKTVGRWARTGKIRFTTTIGGHRRYRSAEVHALLRALALLPEATDAPASEVRD, encoded by the coding sequence ATGCGAATTGATCTCGATGTGAGGGAAGTCGTCAGTGGGGTTGAACAGATGACGGTCGATGCGGCCTTGCCGGAAGCAGCGGCCGCAACCAGTCGACCGATTGAAGAGGAATTTCTCACCCCGAAAGAAGTCGCAGTTCTCTTTCACGTCAACTCCAAGACTGTCGGTCGGTGGGCGAGGACCGGAAAGATTCGATTCACGACCACCATCGGTGGACATCGTCGCTATCGGAGCGCGGAGGTGCATGCCCTTCTTCGTGCGCTCGCGCTTCTGCCTGAGGCGACGGATGCCCCGGCATCTGAAGTTCGCGATTGA
- a CDS encoding cellulase family glycosylhydrolase: MAGSLALGAGVAAAQGSLASSGGSDVAPSYITDDAGRSLILRGFNTASSAKSAPDGMPDFTEADLDREQADMGTNFVRFLISWRSVEPAPGQYDQAYLDRVEDRVSWYAERGYKVMLDMHQDVYSGAITPAGDGGNGAGNIGNGAPAWATFMDGLAVKPQPRWELYYIQPGVMRAFDNFWNTTGKHPELVEHYANAWKAVAERFAGNDTVVAYDLMNEPFGGSMQGPSFEAGPLAAMYQRTTNAIRQVDQDSWVCVAPQAIGVNQGLSSGLTKINDPRAGEQRIAYCPHLYPLPLDLGDGYSGLSRTLTDATITAWRADIEHVAGDVLGGVPIIIGEIGLDTTLPGATDYIDRVYTNAREMGAGVAYWSSDPGPWGPYLPDGSQTLLVDSLNKPYPRAVAGTPTEWSSTVDRLQLTLTPDPAVTAPTEIYLPESGFPGGVNVEGADVVNWDRESRLLTVRTATGAPTATVTVTPAG, from the coding sequence ATGGCGGGTTCGCTCGCCCTCGGTGCCGGTGTTGCTGCGGCACAAGGTAGTTTGGCGTCATCAGGTGGAAGTGACGTTGCGCCGTCCTACATTACGGACGATGCTGGTCGATCCCTGATCCTGCGAGGGTTCAACACCGCCTCCAGCGCCAAGAGTGCGCCGGATGGCATGCCGGACTTCACCGAGGCGGACCTCGACCGCGAACAAGCCGACATGGGAACGAACTTCGTGCGTTTCCTGATCTCCTGGCGCTCCGTGGAACCCGCACCAGGACAGTACGACCAGGCATATCTGGACCGCGTCGAGGATCGGGTCAGCTGGTACGCCGAGCGCGGCTACAAGGTGATGCTCGACATGCACCAGGACGTGTACTCCGGTGCAATTACTCCGGCAGGCGACGGCGGCAACGGTGCCGGCAACATTGGCAACGGTGCACCGGCCTGGGCGACGTTTATGGACGGCCTCGCGGTGAAACCTCAGCCCCGCTGGGAGCTGTACTACATCCAGCCCGGCGTGATGCGTGCGTTCGACAACTTCTGGAACACCACCGGCAAGCACCCCGAGTTGGTCGAGCACTACGCGAACGCCTGGAAGGCCGTTGCCGAGCGCTTCGCCGGCAATGACACCGTTGTGGCGTACGACTTGATGAACGAGCCCTTCGGCGGTTCCATGCAGGGTCCGTCGTTCGAGGCAGGACCGCTCGCCGCGATGTATCAGCGGACCACCAATGCGATTCGTCAGGTCGACCAGGACAGCTGGGTATGTGTCGCCCCGCAGGCTATCGGTGTCAACCAGGGACTTTCCAGCGGGCTCACCAAGATCAACGATCCGCGCGCCGGCGAGCAGCGAATCGCCTACTGCCCGCACCTCTACCCGCTTCCCCTTGACCTCGGTGACGGGTACTCGGGTTTGTCACGCACCCTCACCGACGCGACTATCACCGCCTGGCGCGCCGACATCGAACACGTCGCCGGTGACGTACTCGGCGGCGTACCGATCATCATCGGAGAGATCGGGCTCGACACCACATTGCCCGGAGCCACTGACTACATCGATCGTGTGTATACGAACGCTCGAGAGATGGGCGCAGGTGTCGCGTACTGGTCCAGCGATCCCGGCCCCTGGGGTCCGTACCTGCCTGACGGATCGCAGACGCTGCTCGTCGACTCTCTGAACAAGCCGTACCCCCGCGCGGTGGCGGGCACGCCCACCGAATGGTCGTCGACTGTCGACCGCCTTCAGTTGACGTTGACTCCTGACCCCGCAGTCACGGCACCGACTGAGATCTACTTGCCGGAGAGTGGGTTCCCCGGTGGCGTCAATGTCGAGGGTGCCGACGTCGTGAACTGGGATCGCGAAAGCCGATTGCTTACTGTCCGGACGGCAACTGGCGCACCTACCGCGACTGTCACGGTAACCCCAGCAGGTTGA